The Pirellulimonas nuda genome includes a region encoding these proteins:
- the nqrE gene encoding NADH:ubiquinone reductase (Na(+)-transporting) subunit E, with amino-acid sequence MEEYIQLLLKSVFGENMALMFFLGMCTFLAVSKNVKTAVGLGIAVVLIMTITVPANNLIYQYLLKEGALTWVANLFGLSGEWREYLSTLNLEFLGLISYIGMIAAMVQILEMALDRFFPPLYNALGIFLPLITVNCAILGGSLFMVERDYNFPQSVVAGFGWGLGWGLAIAALAAIREKMKYSDVPEGLRGLGITFMTAGLMSLAFMSFGGIW; translated from the coding sequence ATGGAAGAGTACATCCAACTGCTGCTCAAGAGCGTGTTCGGCGAGAACATGGCGCTCATGTTCTTCCTGGGCATGTGCACGTTCCTCGCGGTGTCGAAGAACGTGAAGACGGCCGTCGGGCTGGGCATCGCCGTGGTGCTGATCATGACGATCACCGTGCCGGCCAACAACCTGATCTACCAGTACCTGCTGAAGGAGGGCGCCCTGACCTGGGTCGCCAACCTGTTCGGCCTGTCGGGCGAGTGGCGGGAGTACCTTTCCACGCTGAACCTGGAGTTCCTCGGCCTGATCAGCTACATCGGCATGATCGCCGCGATGGTGCAGATCTTGGAGATGGCGCTCGACCGGTTCTTCCCCCCGCTCTACAACGCGCTGGGCATCTTCCTGCCGCTGATCACCGTGAACTGCGCCATCCTCGGCGGTTCGCTCTTCATGGTCGAACGCGACTATAATTTCCCGCAGAGCGTCGTTGCCGGCTTCGGCTGGGGCCTCGGCTGGGGCCTGGCGATCGCCGCGCTGGCCGCGATCCGCGAGAAGATGAAGTACAGCGACGTCCCCGAGGGGCTACGCGGCCTAGGGATCACGTTTATGACCGCCGGCTTGATGTCGCTGGCGTTCATGTCGTTCGGCGGAATCTGGTAA
- a CDS encoding NADH:ubiquinone reductase (Na(+)-transporting) subunit D, protein MAKQSAQKVLLDPLFDNNPIMLQVLGICSALAVTVKLETSVIMGVAVIFVVGMSNLVVSLIRNYIPSSIRIIVQMTVIASLVIVVDQFLRAYFFEVSKTLSVFVGLIITNCIVMGRAEAYAMKNPPWMSFLDGVGNATGYAIVLVAVGFVRELFGSGKLYGFTVFPLATEGGWYVPNGLLLLPPSAFFLIGALIWLLRTWKPEQVEAAD, encoded by the coding sequence ATGGCCAAGCAATCCGCACAGAAGGTCCTCCTCGACCCGCTGTTCGACAACAACCCCATCATGCTGCAGGTGCTGGGCATCTGCTCCGCGCTGGCCGTGACGGTCAAGCTCGAGACGTCGGTCATCATGGGGGTGGCCGTGATCTTCGTGGTCGGCATGAGCAACCTGGTGGTCAGCCTGATCCGCAACTACATCCCCAGCAGCATCCGCATCATCGTGCAGATGACGGTGATCGCGTCGCTGGTGATCGTGGTCGATCAGTTCCTGCGCGCCTATTTCTTCGAAGTGAGTAAGACGCTGAGCGTCTTCGTCGGCCTGATCATCACCAACTGCATCGTGATGGGCCGCGCCGAGGCGTACGCCATGAAGAACCCCCCGTGGATGAGCTTCCTCGATGGGGTAGGCAACGCCACCGGCTACGCGATCGTGCTGGTGGCGGTCGGCTTCGTCCGCGAATTGTTCGGCTCCGGCAAGCTGTACGGCTTCACCGTCTTCCCGCTGGCGACCGAGGGTGGCTGGTACGTCCCCAACGGCCTGTTGCTGCTTCCGCCCAGCGCGTTCTTCCTGATCGGGGCCCTGATCTGGCTGCTGCGGACCTGGAAGCCCGAGCAGGTCGAGGCCGCCGACTAG
- a CDS encoding Na(+)-translocating NADH-quinone reductase subunit C, translated as MERDSVLGTFVVATVLCVVCSVLVAGAAVGLKDKQEAQKTLDRNKNVLIAAGLCEKDATEQEVKVLFDERINLLLIDLATGKPAEELSDKDKANYDPRKAAKQPDTSEPVTPPGDLPGIARREKATFVYEIKGEEGGVEGYVLPIYGKGLWSTLRGFLAMQGDGRTVRGITFYEHAETPGLGGEVDNPKWKSQWPDKVALDDQGDVLIEVLKGGTPITDPEHQVDGLSGATITTKGVSNLVRYWLGEDGFGKFLEQNARQADSAT; from the coding sequence ATGGAACGTGACAGTGTGCTGGGAACCTTTGTGGTGGCCACGGTGCTGTGCGTCGTTTGTTCGGTGCTGGTCGCCGGCGCCGCTGTCGGCCTGAAGGACAAGCAGGAAGCGCAGAAGACGCTCGACCGCAACAAGAACGTCTTGATTGCCGCGGGGTTGTGCGAGAAGGACGCCACCGAGCAAGAGGTTAAGGTGCTGTTCGACGAACGCATCAACCTGCTGCTGATCGACCTCGCCACCGGCAAGCCGGCCGAGGAGCTCTCGGACAAGGACAAGGCGAACTACGATCCGCGCAAGGCGGCCAAGCAGCCCGACACCAGCGAGCCGGTGACGCCCCCGGGCGACCTGCCCGGAATCGCGCGGCGCGAGAAGGCGACCTTTGTCTACGAGATCAAGGGCGAAGAGGGGGGCGTCGAGGGCTACGTGCTGCCGATCTACGGCAAGGGGCTGTGGTCGACGCTCCGCGGCTTCCTCGCCATGCAGGGAGACGGCCGCACCGTCCGCGGCATCACCTTCTACGAGCACGCCGAGACGCCCGGCCTGGGGGGCGAGGTCGACAACCCCAAGTGGAAGTCGCAATGGCCCGACAAGGTGGCGCTCGACGACCAAGGCGACGTGCTGATTGAGGTCCTCAAGGGGGGCACGCCAATCACCGACCCCGAGCACCAGGTGGACGGGCTCTCCGGCGCCACGATCACCACCAAGGGGGTCTCGAACCTGGTCCGCTACTGGCTCGGCGAGGACGGCTTCGGCAAGTTCCTCGAGCAAAACGCCAGGCAGGCCGACTCGGCTACGTAG
- a CDS encoding NADH:ubiquinone reductase (Na(+)-transporting) subunit B codes for MKFIRQQLDAIAPLFEKGGKLERLYPLYEAQDTFLFTPGEVTKHASHVRDALDMKRMMSMVIVALGPCILMAMYNTGLQADLAIQAGAAPIDSWRETVLGLLGLGDHNPNNVLGCFIHGALWFLPIYITTMAVGGVCELIFSLIRGHEINEGFLVTGMLYPLTLPPAVPLWQVGMGIAFGIVIGKEIFGGTGKNFLNPALTARAFVYFAFPSQLAGASVWAAADGYSGATVLTKLGSSEPGSTFSQVINQGWMESFLGFIPGSMGETSTLACLLGAGLLIATGIGSWRIMVSCVAGAVGMATLLWAFRVYSDNPMTQISPMWHLVIGGFAFGTVFMATDPVSASMTEAGKYWYGALIGVMTIMIRVINPAFPEGIMLAILFGNTMAPLIDYFVIQANVSQRVARYGT; via the coding sequence ATGAAATTCATTCGTCAACAGCTCGACGCGATCGCGCCCCTCTTCGAAAAAGGGGGCAAGCTGGAGCGTCTCTACCCGCTCTACGAGGCGCAGGACACGTTCCTGTTCACGCCGGGCGAGGTCACCAAGCACGCCTCACACGTGCGCGACGCGCTCGACATGAAGCGGATGATGTCGATGGTGATCGTCGCGCTGGGCCCGTGCATCTTGATGGCCATGTACAACACCGGCCTGCAGGCCGACCTGGCGATCCAGGCCGGCGCGGCGCCGATCGATTCGTGGCGTGAGACGGTGCTGGGCCTGCTGGGGTTGGGCGATCACAACCCGAACAACGTGCTGGGCTGCTTCATCCACGGCGCCCTGTGGTTCCTGCCGATTTACATCACCACGATGGCGGTCGGCGGCGTCTGCGAGCTTATCTTCTCGCTGATCCGGGGCCACGAGATCAACGAAGGGTTCCTCGTCACCGGCATGCTCTACCCGCTCACGCTCCCCCCGGCGGTGCCGCTGTGGCAGGTGGGCATGGGCATCGCGTTTGGCATCGTCATCGGCAAGGAGATCTTCGGCGGCACCGGCAAGAACTTCCTCAACCCGGCCCTCACGGCCCGGGCGTTCGTCTACTTTGCTTTCCCCTCCCAGTTGGCCGGCGCCTCGGTGTGGGCCGCCGCGGACGGGTACTCTGGCGCCACGGTGTTGACCAAGCTCGGCAGCTCCGAGCCGGGGTCGACCTTCTCGCAGGTGATCAACCAGGGCTGGATGGAGTCGTTCCTCGGGTTCATCCCCGGCTCGATGGGCGAGACCTCGACCCTGGCCTGCCTGCTGGGCGCCGGGCTGCTGATCGCCACCGGCATCGGCTCGTGGCGGATCATGGTGAGCTGCGTCGCCGGCGCCGTGGGGATGGCCACCCTGCTGTGGGCCTTCCGCGTCTACAGCGACAACCCGATGACGCAGATCTCGCCCATGTGGCACCTGGTGATCGGCGGTTTCGCGTTCGGCACGGTCTTCATGGCTACCGACCCGGTTTCGGCCTCGATGACCGAGGCAGGCAAGTACTGGTACGGCGCCCTGATCGGCGTGATGACCATCATGATCCGGGTGATCAACCCGGCGTTCCCCGAGGGGATTATGCTCGCCATCTTGTTCGGCAACACGATGGCGCCGCTCATCGATTACTTCGTCATTCAAGCGAACGTTAGCCAGAGGGTCGCCCGCTATGGAACGTGA
- a CDS encoding Na(+)-translocating NADH-quinone reductase subunit A: MASRIDIKRGLSLPLEGPPTQVIEAATAARHVALVADDYIGMKPTMEVREGDRVKLGQLLFTDKKNAGVRYTSPGAGEIVSVNRGAKRKFQSVVVRLDGDEEEVFGFYPEANLTLLKRDEVRDLLVESGLWTALRTRPFSAVPPIDQVPEAIFVTAIDTNPLAADPAVVLANLEREFVAGLEALSVLADRPIFLCVAPDSNIPGADLGCVETVEFAGPHPAGLPGTHIHYLAPASLGHVSWHIGYQDVAAVGHLMRTGKVMTDRVVSVAGPVAVNPRLVRTRLGASLSELTEGEVKPGLPFPVRVVSGSVFAGRAAKAPCDFLGRYHTQVSLLLEGKQRDFIGWMGPGFKKFSVVPAFAANWIPGAKRFALTTSTEGSHRSIVPLGNHDKVMPLRIIPAALLKSLAVGDTDSAQSLGCLELDEEDLALCTFVCTSKNDYGPMLRESLTRIEHEG, translated from the coding sequence ATGGCAAGTCGCATCGACATCAAGCGCGGCCTGAGCCTGCCGCTGGAAGGCCCCCCAACCCAGGTCATCGAGGCGGCCACCGCGGCCCGCCACGTCGCCCTCGTGGCCGACGACTACATCGGCATGAAGCCGACGATGGAGGTCCGCGAGGGGGACCGCGTCAAGCTCGGTCAACTGCTGTTCACCGACAAAAAGAACGCGGGCGTCCGCTACACGTCGCCCGGCGCGGGCGAGATCGTGTCGGTCAACCGCGGCGCCAAGCGGAAGTTTCAGTCGGTAGTGGTCCGGCTCGACGGGGACGAAGAGGAGGTCTTCGGCTTCTACCCCGAGGCCAACCTGACGCTGCTCAAGCGGGACGAAGTCCGCGACCTGCTGGTCGAGAGCGGCCTCTGGACGGCTCTGCGCACCCGCCCGTTTAGCGCCGTCCCGCCGATCGATCAGGTCCCCGAGGCGATCTTTGTCACAGCGATCGACACGAACCCGCTCGCGGCCGACCCGGCCGTGGTGCTGGCGAACCTTGAGCGGGAGTTTGTCGCCGGGCTCGAAGCGCTGAGCGTCTTGGCGGACCGCCCGATATTTCTCTGCGTCGCGCCCGACTCCAACATCCCCGGGGCGGACCTGGGGTGCGTCGAGACGGTCGAGTTCGCCGGCCCCCACCCCGCGGGGCTGCCGGGCACGCACATCCACTATCTTGCCCCGGCCAGCCTGGGCCACGTTTCTTGGCACATCGGCTATCAGGACGTGGCGGCGGTTGGCCACTTGATGCGCACCGGCAAGGTGATGACCGACCGCGTGGTTTCCGTGGCCGGCCCGGTGGCGGTGAACCCGCGTTTGGTGCGGACCCGTTTGGGCGCATCGCTCTCTGAGCTGACCGAAGGGGAAGTTAAGCCCGGCCTGCCGTTTCCGGTTCGCGTGGTGTCGGGCAGCGTCTTCGCCGGCCGGGCCGCGAAGGCGCCGTGCGACTTCCTGGGGCGGTACCACACGCAGGTTTCGCTGCTGCTCGAGGGCAAGCAACGCGACTTCATCGGCTGGATGGGCCCGGGATTCAAGAAATTCAGCGTCGTGCCGGCGTTTGCGGCCAACTGGATCCCGGGGGCGAAGCGTTTCGCGCTGACCACCTCGACCGAAGGGAGCCACCGCTCCATCGTGCCGCTGGGCAACCACGACAAGGTGATGCCGCTGAGGATCATCCCGGCGGCGCTGCTCAAGTCGCTGGCGGTGGGAGACACCGATTCGGCCCAGTCGCTCGGCTGCCTTGAGCTGGACGAGGAAGACTTGGCCCTGTGCACGTTCGTCTGCACCAGCAAGAACGACTACGGGCCGATGCTGCGGGAAAGCCTGACCCGCATCGAGCACGAGGGATAG
- the sucC gene encoding ADP-forming succinate--CoA ligase subunit beta — MKIHEFQAKQLFRDAGVATLRGVVATTPVEAAAAFDELGGKLAVVKSQIHAGGRGKGTFKADASQHGVQLVRSAEEAEKAAAGMLGGELVTIQTGPEGQTVRRVLVEEGCDIARELYLGIVVDRAMSLPVLMVSTEGGMDIEEVAANTPERIYKEHFVPGEGLQAYQVRKLSKKLGLEGAAAKAASKFLPAVCRLFCELDCSLLEVNPLVVTGAGDLVALDGKVTFDENAMFRHAKLTELRDTSEENPNELKAGAAGLSYVQLEGNIGCLVNGAGLAMSTMDIIKLHGGEPANFLDVGGGANKDQVTEAFRILLGDKNVKAVLVNIFGGIMQCTTIANAVLAAYKEVGFNVPLVVRLEGTEVEEGRKILAESGVDIISAEGLTDAAKKVVAAAAA; from the coding sequence ATGAAGATCCACGAGTTTCAGGCAAAGCAACTCTTCCGCGACGCCGGCGTGGCCACGCTCCGCGGGGTGGTGGCCACCACCCCCGTCGAGGCAGCGGCCGCGTTCGACGAGCTCGGCGGCAAGCTGGCGGTGGTGAAGTCGCAGATCCACGCCGGCGGACGGGGCAAGGGGACGTTCAAGGCAGACGCGTCGCAGCACGGCGTGCAACTGGTCCGTTCGGCCGAGGAGGCCGAGAAGGCCGCGGCGGGGATGCTGGGGGGCGAGCTGGTGACCATCCAGACCGGCCCCGAGGGGCAGACCGTCCGGCGGGTGCTGGTAGAAGAGGGCTGCGACATCGCCCGCGAGCTCTACTTGGGGATCGTGGTCGATCGGGCCATGTCGCTGCCGGTGCTGATGGTCAGCACCGAGGGCGGGATGGACATCGAAGAGGTCGCCGCCAACACCCCCGAGCGGATCTACAAGGAGCACTTCGTCCCCGGCGAGGGCCTGCAGGCCTACCAGGTGCGGAAGCTGTCCAAGAAGCTGGGCCTCGAGGGCGCCGCGGCCAAGGCCGCCAGCAAGTTTCTGCCGGCGGTCTGCCGGCTGTTCTGCGAGCTCGATTGCAGCCTGCTGGAGGTGAACCCGCTGGTCGTCACCGGCGCGGGCGACCTGGTGGCGCTCGACGGCAAGGTGACCTTCGACGAGAACGCCATGTTCCGCCACGCGAAGCTCACGGAGCTGCGCGACACCTCCGAGGAGAACCCCAACGAGCTCAAGGCGGGCGCCGCGGGGCTGAGCTACGTTCAGCTCGAAGGCAACATCGGCTGCCTGGTCAACGGCGCCGGGCTGGCGATGAGCACGATGGACATCATCAAGCTGCACGGCGGCGAGCCGGCCAACTTCCTCGACGTCGGCGGCGGCGCCAACAAAGACCAAGTGACCGAGGCCTTCCGCATCCTGCTGGGCGACAAGAACGTCAAGGCGGTGCTGGTGAACATCTTCGGCGGCATCATGCAGTGCACCACCATCGCGAACGCGGTGCTGGCCGCCTACAAAGAAGTCGGCTTCAACGTCCCGCTGGTCGTCCGGCTCGAAGGGACCGAGGTCGAAGAGGGCCGCAAGATCCTGGCCGAGAGCGGCGTCGACATCATCTCCGCCGAGGGGCTGACCGACGCGGCCAAGAAAGTAGTCGCCGCCGCCGCGGCGTAG
- a CDS encoding four helix bundle protein: protein MKDFRDLVVWQKSHAFTMEVYRATSRFPDTERYGLTSQLRRSAASIPANIAEGCGRGSDPDLRRFLQMAMGSASESEYHILLAEDLEYIKSDKAERLASGVQEIKRMLATFIAKLAPTNPPKPRA, encoded by the coding sequence TTGAAGGATTTTCGCGATCTGGTCGTTTGGCAGAAATCGCATGCGTTTACGATGGAGGTTTATCGTGCTACTAGCCGCTTCCCCGACACTGAACGGTACGGGTTGACCAGCCAACTTCGCAGGTCCGCGGCTTCGATTCCTGCAAACATTGCCGAAGGCTGCGGGCGAGGGAGCGACCCAGACCTACGCCGGTTTCTCCAGATGGCGATGGGCTCGGCATCCGAGTCGGAGTACCACATCCTGCTGGCAGAAGACCTCGAGTACATCAAGTCGGACAAAGCCGAACGATTAGCGAGTGGAGTCCAAGAAATCAAACGGATGCTCGCCACCTTCATCGCAAAACTCGCCCCAACCAATCCACCGAAACCCCGCGCGTAA
- the sucD gene encoding succinate--CoA ligase subunit alpha — protein sequence MSILVNAQTRLICQGITGKAGEFHSRNCIEYGTNLVAGVTPGKGGQTVLDRPVFDTVEEAVEKTGADASMIFVPPPFTADAIMEAADAGIRVICAITEGVPVMDMIRVKRDLDARVAAGQDVRLVGPNCPGVITPEECKIGIMPGYIHKKGPVGLISRSGTLTYEGVWQLTSLGLGQSTCVGIGGDPVNGTNFIDCLELFQADGATEAILMMGEIGGTAEEEAAEYIKQNVTKPVAAFIAGRTAPPGKRMGHAGAIISGGKGTADDKIAALKDAGIEVAESPADMGAALKRAMKNA from the coding sequence ATGTCCATTCTAGTCAACGCACAAACCCGCCTCATCTGCCAAGGCATCACCGGCAAGGCGGGGGAGTTCCACAGCCGCAACTGCATCGAGTACGGCACCAACTTGGTGGCGGGCGTGACGCCCGGCAAAGGGGGGCAGACCGTGCTCGACCGGCCTGTGTTCGACACCGTGGAAGAGGCGGTGGAGAAGACCGGCGCCGATGCCAGCATGATCTTTGTGCCGCCCCCCTTCACGGCCGACGCCATCATGGAAGCGGCCGACGCCGGCATCCGCGTCATCTGCGCCATCACCGAGGGGGTCCCCGTGATGGACATGATCCGCGTCAAGCGCGACCTCGACGCCCGCGTGGCGGCCGGCCAGGACGTCCGCCTCGTCGGGCCCAACTGCCCGGGCGTGATCACGCCCGAGGAGTGCAAGATCGGCATCATGCCGGGCTACATCCACAAGAAGGGCCCGGTGGGGCTCATCAGCCGCAGCGGAACCCTCACGTACGAAGGGGTGTGGCAGCTCACCAGCCTCGGGCTCGGCCAGTCGACCTGCGTCGGCATCGGCGGCGACCCGGTCAACGGCACCAACTTTATCGACTGCCTCGAGCTGTTCCAGGCGGACGGCGCCACCGAGGCGATCCTGATGATGGGCGAGATCGGCGGCACCGCCGAAGAAGAAGCGGCCGAGTACATCAAGCAAAACGTCACCAAGCCGGTCGCCGCGTTCATCGCCGGCCGCACGGCGCCCCCCGGCAAGCGGATGGGCCACGCCGGCGCCATCATCTCCGGCGGCAAGGGGACGGCCGACGACAAGATCGCCGCGCTCAAAGACGCCGGGATCGAGGTCGCCGAGAGCCCGGCCGACATGGGCGCCGCGCTGAAACGGGCGATGAAGAACGCGTAG
- a CDS encoding IS66 family transposase, whose amino-acid sequence MVGPDCLYGYPTEAALVLARFRALYAIETEAATLPADERRALREREAVPLWESLGAWLETDTATRVLPTGKFGQALGYLRNHWDALRLYLSDGRMPIDNNDVEQLMRQIALGRKNWIFVGSVGAGERTADFFTLVASAVRNDLDVWAYLKDVLDRLLAGETDYHQLRPDVWRAQHPEAIRQYRVEERRDKADRKQARHKMRTA is encoded by the coding sequence GTGGTCGGTCCCGATTGCCTCTACGGATACCCCACCGAAGCGGCCCTCGTGCTGGCCAGGTTCCGGGCGTTGTACGCGATCGAGACCGAGGCCGCGACGCTGCCGGCCGATGAGCGGCGGGCGCTGCGCGAGCGCGAAGCGGTCCCTCTGTGGGAATCGCTCGGCGCGTGGCTCGAAACCGACACAGCAACCCGCGTGCTCCCGACCGGCAAGTTCGGCCAGGCGCTGGGCTACCTACGTAACCACTGGGACGCGCTGCGGCTGTACCTCTCGGACGGGCGGATGCCGATCGACAATAATGACGTCGAACAGTTGATGCGGCAGATAGCCCTGGGGCGGAAGAACTGGATTTTTGTGGGGAGCGTTGGCGCCGGAGAGCGGACGGCCGACTTCTTCACGCTCGTGGCCAGCGCGGTGCGCAACGACCTGGACGTGTGGGCCTACCTTAAGGACGTGCTCGATCGGCTGTTGGCCGGAGAGACCGATTACCATCAGCTCCGCCCCGACGTCTGGCGCGCGCAGCACCCCGAAGCCATCCGCCAGTACCGCGTCGAAGAACGCCGCGACAAGGCCGATCGCAAGCAGGCTCGGCACAAGATGCGGACGGCGTGA
- a CDS encoding IS110 family RNA-guided transposase, translating to MKDKNVIGIDVAKAKLDVFDSKTGRHTVVANTPEGVDALVRGVAPAKTLVVLEATGGYEGLLVEALERRGVDCAVVNPLHVRHFARGCGMVEKNDKLDARIIARFGEVVRPEPREAPSASEAKLKALVHRRDQALAHLGAERNRLQQTRDPETAEMIRQGVAFYRAQIREVDKRIARVLEQCPQLAAKSRVLQSCPGVGVATTATLLAELPELGRLNRGQVAKLVGVAPIAKDSGQKQGQRKTYAGRSMVRKVLYMAALVATRYNARMQAFYQRLLAKGKAKKSALVAVMRKLVVTLNLMVRNNETWSEPSLAIDNN from the coding sequence ATGAAAGACAAGAACGTGATCGGGATCGATGTCGCCAAGGCGAAGCTGGACGTGTTCGACTCTAAGACCGGCCGGCACACGGTCGTCGCCAACACCCCCGAAGGGGTCGACGCGCTGGTCCGCGGCGTCGCCCCGGCCAAGACACTGGTGGTGCTGGAAGCCACCGGCGGCTACGAGGGGCTGCTGGTCGAGGCGCTCGAGCGTCGGGGGGTCGACTGCGCGGTCGTCAACCCGCTGCACGTCCGCCACTTCGCACGGGGCTGCGGGATGGTGGAGAAGAACGACAAGCTCGACGCACGCATCATCGCCCGCTTCGGCGAGGTGGTGCGGCCCGAGCCGCGCGAGGCGCCCTCCGCGAGCGAGGCGAAGCTCAAGGCGCTCGTCCACCGCCGCGACCAGGCCCTCGCGCACCTGGGCGCCGAGCGCAACCGCCTGCAGCAGACGCGTGACCCCGAGACGGCGGAGATGATCCGCCAAGGGGTGGCGTTTTACCGGGCGCAGATCCGCGAGGTCGACAAGCGCATCGCGCGGGTCCTGGAGCAGTGCCCGCAGCTAGCGGCCAAGTCGCGGGTCCTGCAATCGTGCCCAGGCGTCGGCGTGGCGACCACCGCGACGCTCCTGGCCGAACTCCCCGAGCTGGGCCGCCTCAACCGGGGCCAGGTCGCCAAGCTGGTGGGGGTGGCGCCGATCGCTAAGGACAGCGGCCAGAAGCAGGGGCAACGCAAGACTTACGCGGGGAGGTCGATGGTCCGCAAGGTCCTGTACATGGCCGCCCTGGTCGCCACCCGTTACAACGCCCGCATGCAGGCGTTCTACCAACGGCTGCTGGCCAAGGGGAAAGCGAAGAAGTCCGCCCTGGTGGCAGTCATGCGCAAGCTGGTCGTCACGTTGAACCTGATGGTCCGAAACAACGAAACATGGAGCGAGCCGTCACTCGCTATTGACAACAATTAA
- a CDS encoding IS110 family RNA-guided transposase, with translation MKDKNVIGIDVAKAKLDVFDSKTGRHTVVANTPEGVDALVRGVAPAKTLVVLEATGGYEGLLVEALERRGVDCAVVNPLHVRHFARGCGMVEKNDKLDARMIARFGEVVRPEPREAPSASEAKLKALVHRRDQALAHLGAERNRLQQTRDAETAEMIRQGVAFYRAQIREVDKRIAQVLDQCPQLAAKSRVLQSCPGVGVATTATLLAELPELGRLNRGQVAKLVGVAPIARDSGQKQGQRRTHAGRSMVRKVLYMAALVATRYNARMQAFYQRLLARGKAKKSALVAVMRKLVVTLNLMVRNNETWSEPSLAIDNN, from the coding sequence ATGAAAGACAAGAACGTGATCGGGATCGATGTCGCCAAGGCGAAGCTGGACGTGTTCGACTCTAAGACCGGCCGGCACACGGTCGTCGCCAACACCCCCGAAGGGGTCGACGCGCTGGTCCGCGGCGTCGCCCCGGCCAAGACACTGGTGGTGCTGGAAGCCACCGGCGGCTACGAGGGGCTGCTGGTCGAGGCGCTCGAGCGTCGGGGGGTCGACTGCGCGGTCGTCAACCCGCTGCACGTCCGCCACTTCGCACGGGGCTGCGGGATGGTGGAGAAGAACGACAAGCTCGACGCACGCATGATCGCCCGCTTCGGCGAGGTGGTGCGGCCCGAGCCGCGCGAAGCGCCCTCCGCGAGCGAGGCGAAGCTCAAGGCGCTCGTCCACCGCCGTGACCAAGCACTGGCGCACCTGGGGGCCGAGCGCAACCGCCTGCAGCAGACGCGCGACGCAGAGACGGCAGAGATGATCCGCCAGGGTGTCGCGTTCTACCGGGCGCAGATCCGCGAGGTCGACAAGCGCATCGCCCAGGTCCTGGACCAGTGCCCGCAGCTAGCGGCCAAGTCGCGGGTCCTGCAATCGTGCCCAGGCGTCGGCGTGGCGACCACCGCGACGCTCCTGGCCGAGCTCCCCGAGCTGGGCCGCCTCAACCGGGGCCAGGTCGCCAAGCTGGTGGGGGTCGCCCCCATCGCCCGCGACAGCGGCCAGAAGCAGGGGCAACGCAGGACACACGCGGGTCGCTCGATGGTCCGCAAGGTCCTGTACATGGCCGCCCTGGTCGCCACACGTTACAACGCCCGCATGCAGGCGTTCTACCAGCGTCTGCTGGCGCGGGGGAAAGCCAAGAAGTCCGCCCTGGTGGCAGTCATGCGCAAGCTGGTCGTCACGTTGAACCTGATGGTCCGAAACAACGAAACATGGAGCGAGCCGTCACTCGCTATTGACAACAATTAA